The DNA segment TATGGAATAGTATATAATAGAAGTGGGAATGGATGAGTGCTGGTGTGCTCTCTGGACTTCAAATCCAGTAGTGGGTATGAATAATATCCATGGTGGGTTCGATTCCCATGCATTCCCGCCAATTTTTTTACAAGGAAGGTGAAAGATATCACATTCACTATTTATAAGAAAATTTAAAATTTTTTGAATGTGAAAGAGATATGTCCAAAAAAAATCTAATAATAACAAGGTATGTCAATGATGTCCCTAGTGATGTTGAAGATTTTGTTATCGAAGAAATCCCTTTAACTATATTTCTAAATGGTGAACAATTTATAACTTTACTGTCTACTCCCCGTTATCAAGAAGAATTAGTAGTAGGATTTCTTCTGTCAGAAGGATTGATTAAAACAAAAGAAGACATTGAAAAAATGGACTTAAATATTGAACAAAGCCATGTGTATGTGGAACTGAAAAATAAAAATCCTTTAGCTCAAAAACTCCATGGCAAAAGGACTATTACCACTGGATGTGGAAAAGGGACAATTTTTTACAATGTTTTAGATTCTATGAAAATCCAGAAATTATCTGATAAAGGGGCATACCATGTCGCTAAAATAACTGAACTAATGAATAAAGTTCAAGGAAAATCAGAATTATATAGAGAAACTGGTGGAGTACACTTTGCTTGTTTAGCAGGGGAGGAGATATTGTACTTTAGGGAAGATATAGGTAGACATAATGCAGTAGATAAAGTGTTAGGTAGAGCTTTTTTAGATGGAGTGGATATCAAAGATAAGATTTTGCTCACCAGTGGAAGGTTGTCATCAGAGATAGTATTAAAAGTATTAAAGGCGGGAATTCCTATATTGGTTTCTAGATCTGCACCAAGTTCATTGGCTGTAGAAATCGCTAAACAAAGGGGTCTTACCCTTTGTGGTTTTGTTAGAGGAAATAAACTAAATTGTTATGCAAATCCCTTTAGAATTCTGAGTTAGGATGGTGGTAAAAATGATTAAAAACATTTTAGGTTTTATTTTACTGTTTGGCACAGGGGTTCTCTTTTTAGGGCAAACCATTGCTTCATTAGAAAATCAAATGCTATTAAGTTTAACTATTTTAACAACAATAATTTTCTTGTTAGGTGTTTACTTTCATATCAAAGGTTTACAAAATTAGTATTCAGGGGTGATAAATCATGTTGAACAATAAAAATCTACAAATTGTATTAACAGCTATCTTAGCAATTATTATGACATACTATCTAAGTATTACCCTGGGTTTAGGACCTGTGGTGGCATCAGGGATAGTTGGTTTATCTGTGGCATTATTTTTACCTACGGACTTATCGATAGTTGCTTATACCGCTGCCTTTGCTGGAATGTCTAGTGCTGCTGTTCTTCAAACATATCCTATGGCAGTTTTAGCAGGAGTATTAGTAGGAATTATTTTTATCATCACCCAACCTTTATATCAAGGTTTTGGTGGTAAACTAGGAACAATAGCAGCTTGTGCAGTATTTATCACAGCGAGATTATTCAGCTTATTTTAAAGGGGTGATAACATGTTAGAAATTTTAATTGTCAGTTTAGTTGCAGGAATTTTAACCTTTTATATAAACCACTATTTAAGTAAAGGTCCGGTATTTGCATCTGCCACTGTAGCTTTAATTTCAGGGTTAGTATTACCTCAAATTTTTGAGAATGGAACTATGTTGGCGGTAGTAGCCACCTGTGCTTCCTATGCCGGAATGTCAGCTAAAACAAGGATGACTAATTTTATTGAGATGGGTTTAGCTAGCCTTTTGAGCGGCTTTATCTTCTATGTTTCCCAAAATGCCTTAGTTGGCCATGGTGGTAGATTAGGTACCATTGCAGCCATAGCGGTAATCACAGTATGGGGTGCAAAACAGTTGGTAGTTTTAGTTCAAGGATATCTAAAAAAAAGTGAAACTTTAGAGTTAAACAAACAAGTAAATTAATTTGTGTTTTTTTCAAAAAAGTAGTATAATTTTTCCAAAAGGACTAACGTTTGTTAGTCCTTAATT comes from the Anaerobranca gottschalkii DSM 13577 genome and includes:
- the fdhD gene encoding formate dehydrogenase accessory sulfurtransferase FdhD, which encodes MSKKNLIITRYVNDVPSDVEDFVIEEIPLTIFLNGEQFITLLSTPRYQEELVVGFLLSEGLIKTKEDIEKMDLNIEQSHVYVELKNKNPLAQKLHGKRTITTGCGKGTIFYNVLDSMKIQKLSDKGAYHVAKITELMNKVQGKSELYRETGGVHFACLAGEEILYFREDIGRHNAVDKVLGRAFLDGVDIKDKILLTSGRLSSEIVLKVLKAGIPILVSRSAPSSLAVEIAKQRGLTLCGFVRGNKLNCYANPFRILS